From the genome of Amycolatopsis sp. NBC_01488, one region includes:
- a CDS encoding ArsR/SmtB family transcription factor produces MVEPGNAVQRAIVGLTRELSDPVRLTALQLLAAEGPHTMVQLADALGVTAPRLGNHLARLRAAGLVTVEHTGRHALYRVGRDDLLPVLTALARHGGNDSVAPPRSPESTVDIAHTCYDHAAGRLGVAVFAMLVERGALRPPDGSAADLTLGGDVSAFHDFGVDPAAVDPGRRRLATACLDRTNRLPHLGGVLGHEVLAALLGDGLVRRGDGDRELALTPKGRRRLGALGLHPGSPAG; encoded by the coding sequence ATGGTCGAACCCGGGAACGCCGTCCAGCGCGCGATCGTCGGGCTGACACGGGAGCTGTCCGATCCCGTGCGGCTCACGGCGCTGCAGCTGCTGGCCGCCGAGGGCCCGCACACCATGGTGCAGCTGGCCGACGCGCTCGGCGTCACCGCGCCGCGGCTGGGCAACCACCTGGCGCGGCTGCGGGCGGCCGGGCTGGTGACGGTCGAGCACACCGGGCGGCACGCGCTCTACCGCGTCGGCCGTGACGACCTCCTGCCCGTCCTCACCGCACTGGCCCGCCACGGCGGCAACGACTCCGTCGCGCCACCGCGCTCGCCGGAGTCCACTGTGGACATCGCGCACACGTGCTACGACCACGCCGCCGGCCGGCTCGGCGTGGCGGTGTTCGCCATGCTCGTCGAACGCGGCGCGCTGCGGCCGCCGGACGGCTCGGCGGCCGACCTGACCCTGGGCGGCGACGTCTCGGCGTTCCACGACTTCGGCGTCGACCCGGCCGCCGTCGACCCCGGCCGCCGCCGGCTCGCGACGGCCTGCCTCGACCGGACCAACCGCCTCCCCCACCTCGGCGGCGTCCTCGGCCACGAGGTGCTGGCGGCCCTGCTCGGGGACGGCCTCGTCCGGCGCGGCGACGGGGACCGCGAACTCGCCCTCACCCCGAAGGGCAGACGGCGGCTCGGTGCGCTGGGGCTCCATCCGGGGAGCCCGGCCGGCTGA
- a CDS encoding MFS transporter, giving the protein MRSLLWGRGVSALGDGLWFTIWALYFTRILGLSPVTVGAGMAVASAAGMVAAVPLGAFADRAGARTVLVAATLVRAAAMAAYLTVRGTWSFLAVTVVFTALATGGTAVRTALITGLVADPVRRMRVLAQQRVAQHVGYAVGAGLGALVLTADAPCAYTLAVAGNAASFLVLAGATLLVPAPAAVPSRRSGARVVLRDRPYLCVAGVTAVLSLCWAMLSAGLPLWLSGSTRLPLGLGGIVVVLSSVGIAVFQVPFARFGRTAARAARTAVVSGVVLAASCLLLATTSGGAGAGAVTVVVLAAVLHVVGELSYVAANWGLSMRLMREEAKGAYQGASEAATATVQMVGPGVFTLAIGGLGALGWVLVAGLFLVAVAPLPRLTRWAVRTREPALAR; this is encoded by the coding sequence ATGAGAAGCCTTCTTTGGGGGCGCGGGGTCTCCGCGCTCGGCGACGGCCTGTGGTTCACGATCTGGGCGCTGTACTTCACCCGGATCCTCGGGCTGTCCCCGGTGACGGTGGGCGCGGGGATGGCGGTGGCCAGCGCGGCAGGCATGGTCGCCGCGGTGCCGCTGGGCGCGTTCGCCGACCGCGCCGGCGCCCGGACGGTGCTCGTCGCCGCGACGCTGGTGCGCGCCGCCGCGATGGCCGCGTACCTGACGGTGCGCGGCACCTGGTCGTTCCTGGCCGTGACGGTGGTGTTCACGGCGCTGGCCACCGGCGGGACGGCGGTCCGGACGGCGCTGATCACCGGCCTGGTCGCCGACCCCGTGCGCCGGATGCGCGTGCTGGCGCAGCAGCGGGTCGCGCAGCACGTCGGGTACGCCGTGGGCGCCGGGCTCGGGGCGCTCGTGCTGACGGCCGACGCGCCGTGTGCGTACACGCTGGCCGTCGCGGGCAACGCGGCGAGCTTCCTGGTCCTGGCCGGCGCGACGCTGCTGGTGCCCGCGCCGGCCGCGGTCCCGTCGCGGCGCTCGGGTGCCCGGGTGGTGCTGCGCGACCGGCCGTACCTGTGCGTCGCCGGGGTGACCGCGGTGCTTTCCCTGTGCTGGGCGATGTTGTCGGCGGGGCTGCCGCTGTGGCTGTCCGGCTCGACGCGGCTGCCGCTGGGGCTGGGCGGGATCGTGGTCGTGCTCAGCTCGGTGGGCATCGCGGTGTTCCAGGTGCCGTTCGCGCGGTTCGGCCGCACGGCGGCCCGGGCGGCCCGGACCGCGGTGGTGTCCGGAGTGGTGCTAGCGGCGAGCTGCCTGCTGCTCGCAACGACGTCCGGCGGCGCGGGAGCGGGCGCGGTGACGGTGGTGGTGCTCGCCGCGGTGCTGCACGTCGTGGGGGAGCTGAGCTACGTGGCCGCGAACTGGGGGTTGTCGATGCGGCTCATGCGCGAAGAGGCGAAGGGCGCGTACCAGGGGGCGAGCGAGGCGGCCACGGCGACGGTGCAGATGGTCGGACCGGGAGTGTTCACGCTCGCGATCGGCGGCCTCGGCGCGCTGGGGTGGGTGCTGGTGGCGGGGCTGTTCCTGGTCGCCGTCGCGCCCCTCCCGCGGCTGACCCGCTGGGCGGTCCGGACCCGCGAACCGGCGCTCGCGCGCTGA
- a CDS encoding NmrA family NAD(P)-binding protein, producing MSNILILGGTGKTGRRVARRLDGARIAARTTGFDLGDPSTWALDGVTAVYLVEPDLRAEPRLPRLVTEAVAAGARRLVLLSAPRAGEEGHPLHAAERAVRGSGVGWTILHPNWFAQNFSEGPWARGIRDGVLTLPAGAGRAPFVDAEDIAEVAASALTDDRHHGQVYELTGPRAVSFGEAVGVIARAAGRKIEYADVEPEAFVERQIAYGVPENVARLLTGLLADLRDGRGADVADGVERALGRPPRSFEDFAAATSWR from the coding sequence ATGTCGAACATCCTGATCCTCGGCGGCACCGGCAAGACCGGTCGCCGCGTCGCCCGGCGTCTCGACGGCGCCCGGATCGCCGCCCGCACCACCGGTTTCGACCTCGGCGACCCGTCGACCTGGGCACTGGACGGCGTCACCGCCGTCTACCTCGTCGAACCGGACCTGCGAGCCGAGCCGCGCCTGCCGCGGCTGGTGACCGAGGCGGTCGCGGCGGGTGCGCGGCGGCTGGTGCTGCTGTCCGCTCCGCGCGCCGGCGAGGAGGGCCATCCGCTGCACGCCGCCGAGCGGGCCGTCCGCGGCTCCGGCGTCGGCTGGACCATCCTGCACCCGAACTGGTTCGCGCAGAACTTCAGCGAAGGCCCGTGGGCACGAGGAATCCGCGACGGCGTCCTGACCCTGCCGGCCGGCGCGGGCCGCGCGCCGTTCGTCGACGCCGAGGACATCGCCGAGGTCGCCGCGTCCGCGCTGACCGACGACCGGCATCACGGCCAGGTCTACGAGCTGACCGGCCCGCGCGCGGTGAGCTTCGGGGAAGCGGTGGGCGTGATCGCCCGGGCCGCCGGGCGGAAGATCGAGTACGCCGACGTCGAGCCCGAGGCGTTCGTCGAGCGTCAGATCGCTTACGGCGTCCCGGAAAACGTGGCCCGCCTGCTCACGGGCTTGCTGGCGGACCTGCGCGACGGCCGGGGTGCCGACGTCGCGGACGGCGTCGAGCGCGCCCTCGGCCGGCCGCCCCGGTCGTTCGAGGACTTCGCCGCCGCGACGTCGTGGCGGTGA
- a CDS encoding AraC family transcriptional regulator, translating into MDVLSDLLHRAHAADALVRQLIQRPPWSLTFEDGPPLTLVATLGGHASLRVGDAAPVPVAAGDLALIRAPGYTIADDPATAPQVVIRGGRKYPITADVRPRAPRTYGDGAPGATTMVRGAYELRGVVAGRLLDLLPPLAVVPAGPRTRAALDLLAAEIARDEPGQDAVLRRLLDLVLVLALRAWCASEAPSPWFRALDDAEVGEALRLLHAEPAHRWTVAALAARAGLSRAAFAARFAHLVGEPPLTYLTGWRMTLAADLLRDTEDTVAAVAKAVGYEDPFAFSVAFKRNRGASPSDWRRGREPATS; encoded by the coding sequence ATGGACGTCCTGAGCGACCTGCTGCACCGGGCGCACGCCGCGGACGCGCTGGTCCGGCAGCTGATCCAGCGGCCGCCGTGGTCGCTGACCTTCGAGGACGGCCCGCCGCTCACCCTGGTCGCCACGCTCGGCGGGCACGCGTCGCTGCGCGTCGGCGACGCCGCACCCGTGCCGGTGGCCGCCGGCGACCTCGCCCTGATCCGCGCGCCCGGCTACACGATCGCCGACGACCCGGCCACCGCGCCACAGGTCGTGATCCGGGGCGGCCGGAAGTACCCGATCACCGCGGACGTCCGGCCCCGCGCGCCGCGGACCTACGGCGACGGCGCGCCCGGCGCCACGACGATGGTGCGGGGCGCGTACGAACTCCGCGGCGTCGTCGCCGGCCGCTTGCTGGACCTGCTGCCGCCGCTGGCCGTCGTGCCCGCCGGGCCGCGGACGCGGGCGGCGCTCGACCTGCTCGCCGCCGAGATCGCCCGCGACGAACCGGGCCAGGACGCCGTGCTCCGGCGCTTGCTGGACCTCGTGCTCGTGCTGGCCTTGCGGGCGTGGTGCGCGTCGGAAGCGCCCTCGCCGTGGTTCCGGGCGCTGGACGACGCCGAGGTCGGGGAAGCCCTGCGCCTGCTGCACGCCGAGCCCGCCCACCGGTGGACGGTCGCGGCGCTGGCCGCCCGGGCCGGGCTGTCGCGGGCCGCGTTCGCCGCGCGGTTCGCGCACCTCGTCGGCGAGCCGCCGCTGACGTACCTCACCGGCTGGCGGATGACGCTGGCCGCGGATCTGTTGCGCGACACCGAAGACACGGTCGCGGCGGTGGCCAAGGCGGTCGGCTACGAGGACCCGTTCGCCTTCAGCGTGGCGTTCAAGCGCAACCGCGGCGCCAGCCCATCGGACTGGCGCCGCGGCAGGGAACCCGCTACGTCGTGA
- a CDS encoding DUF2235 domain-containing protein has protein sequence MSEPKVTRRHLVVCCDGTWNTPDQQQQGQPAPTNVARIHHAVADLDTQPRYYHPGVGSGPGLLDHLEGGLVGKGLSENIKSAYGWLARTYRPGDAIHLFGFSRGAFTVRSLSGMIRRCGLPAALRDAEPSAFWAEVDRLFTDGYRQGAGEAAEPVPIEFLGVWDTVGSLGIPDWLGPLKLVEDHVGPLPRFHDTKLGDHVRHARQALAIDEMRGPFMPTLWSNLDEVGGGRTARQVWFPGDHCDVGGGHDRTGLSDAALRWMIDECHAAVPDLVFDEAMCAQIKPDAQDVLHNSLHSVYTVLCPAPRAFPFITAGSPDIAPSAVARQAKPPITTGPYREGRLLAAGESATVDVYAGKPWNWTGLYLPPGEYEFGSAGTWLDGNIAHHPDGTEADPRPDFQDVLHALATSSAWFQTQLARLNDAQARSFGGRRCEDARWLALVGAVAAPNLDAHDVQQPYEAFLVGDGLEKWVNEKPGYFYAYANDSWLGYAGNRGSVRLTVRRLA, from the coding sequence ATGAGCGAGCCGAAGGTCACCCGGCGGCACCTGGTCGTCTGCTGCGACGGCACGTGGAACACGCCCGACCAGCAGCAACAGGGTCAGCCCGCGCCGACGAACGTCGCGCGGATCCACCACGCGGTGGCGGACCTCGACACCCAGCCGCGGTACTACCACCCCGGCGTCGGCTCCGGGCCCGGGCTGCTCGACCACCTCGAAGGCGGACTGGTCGGCAAGGGCCTTTCGGAGAACATCAAGAGCGCCTACGGCTGGCTCGCGCGCACGTACCGGCCGGGCGACGCGATCCACCTCTTCGGGTTCAGCCGCGGCGCGTTCACCGTCCGCAGCCTGTCCGGCATGATCCGGCGCTGCGGCCTGCCGGCGGCGTTGCGGGACGCGGAGCCGAGCGCGTTCTGGGCCGAGGTCGACCGGCTCTTCACCGACGGCTACCGGCAAGGGGCCGGCGAGGCGGCCGAGCCGGTCCCGATCGAGTTCCTCGGCGTCTGGGACACCGTCGGCTCGCTCGGCATCCCGGACTGGCTCGGGCCGCTGAAGCTCGTCGAAGACCACGTCGGGCCCCTCCCCCGGTTCCACGACACGAAGCTCGGCGACCACGTCAGGCACGCCCGCCAGGCGCTCGCGATCGACGAGATGCGCGGCCCGTTCATGCCGACGCTGTGGTCCAACCTGGACGAGGTGGGCGGCGGCCGCACGGCCAGGCAGGTCTGGTTCCCCGGCGACCACTGCGACGTCGGCGGCGGCCACGACCGCACCGGCCTGTCCGACGCCGCGCTGCGGTGGATGATCGACGAGTGCCACGCGGCCGTCCCGGACCTGGTGTTCGACGAGGCGATGTGCGCGCAGATCAAGCCGGACGCCCAGGACGTGCTGCACAACTCGCTCCACAGCGTGTACACGGTCCTGTGCCCGGCGCCGCGGGCGTTCCCGTTCATCACGGCCGGTTCTCCCGACATCGCTCCTTCGGCGGTGGCCCGGCAGGCGAAGCCGCCGATCACCACGGGCCCCTACCGCGAAGGGCGCCTGCTCGCGGCCGGCGAGTCGGCGACCGTCGACGTCTACGCCGGGAAGCCGTGGAACTGGACGGGCCTCTACCTCCCGCCGGGCGAGTACGAGTTCGGCAGTGCGGGAACCTGGCTGGACGGGAACATCGCGCACCACCCGGACGGCACCGAGGCGGACCCGCGGCCGGACTTCCAGGACGTGCTGCACGCGCTGGCCACGTCGTCGGCGTGGTTCCAGACCCAGCTCGCGCGGTTGAACGACGCCCAGGCCCGCTCGTTCGGCGGCCGCCGCTGCGAAGACGCGCGGTGGCTGGCCCTGGTCGGCGCAGTGGCGGCCCCGAACCTCGACGCCCACGACGTGCAGCAGCCGTACGAGGCGTTCCTCGTCGGCGACGGGCTGGAGAAGTGGGTCAACGAGAAGCCGGGCTACTTCTACGCGTACGCCAACGACAGCTGGCTGGGCTACGCGGGCAACCGCGGCTCGGTACGGCTGACCGTCCGGCGGCTCGCCTGA